A stretch of Vibrio maritimus DNA encodes these proteins:
- a CDS encoding outer membrane beta-barrel protein — translation MNQRTKFSLAAAVMSTSLCSPLAFANLYAGAAFTYAGAEYQHSEKTASVDASPLMLQAQLGYFFNDYFAVEGRFGTSIQRSNGLNVDSLASALLKGNVPVTNQLSMYGLLGYSSVTIDQQSVGSSTQGGASFGLGMHYALSSDTAVTFEFLNNLNSDEARLNGLSLGFQYRF, via the coding sequence TTGAATCAAAGAACCAAATTTTCATTGGCTGCGGCAGTCATGAGCACATCGCTGTGCTCACCACTTGCCTTTGCCAACCTGTACGCAGGTGCAGCATTTACTTATGCTGGTGCCGAATATCAGCACTCAGAAAAAACTGCTTCAGTTGATGCATCACCACTCATGCTTCAAGCTCAGCTTGGCTATTTCTTTAATGATTATTTTGCTGTAGAGGGCCGATTCGGTACCTCAATCCAGCGCTCTAATGGGTTAAATGTAGATAGTTTAGCTTCTGCTCTGCTTAAAGGTAATGTTCCTGTGACCAATCAGCTTTCTATGTACGGCTTGTTGGGTTACTCGTCGGTCACTATAGATCAGCAATCTGTGGGTTCGAGCACGCAAGGCGGGGCAAGCTTTGGTCTTGGTATGCACTATGCGCTAAGCAGTGACACGGCTGTGACCTTTGAATTTCTTAACAATCTCAATAGTGATGAGGCTCGTTTAAACGGGTTAAGTCTCGGCTTTCAGTATCGCTTTTAG
- the wecB gene encoding non-hydrolyzing UDP-N-acetylglucosamine 2-epimerase produces the protein MVKKKILTVFGTRPEAIKMAPLVHALEADERFTAKCCVTAQHREMLDQVLDLFDITPDFDLNIMKAGQTLNDVTARIIQGLKPILQEFKPDVVLVHGDTATTFAASIAAYYEQIEVGHVEAGLRTGNIYSPWPEEANRRLTGVLTKYHFAPTKTSKENLLCENFIPDNIYITGNTVIDALLMVRDKIESNNDLNATLAAQFSFLDDSKKLILVTGHRRESFGGGFERICEALVVIAKEHPETQILYPMHLNPNVREPVNRILADIKNIHLIEPQQYLPFIYLMSRSHIILTDSGGIQEEAPSLGKPVLVMRDTTERPEAVEAGTVKLVGTDTRAIVDNINELLTSEDAYKTMSFAHNPYGDGKACERILNVLED, from the coding sequence ATGGTAAAGAAAAAAATCTTAACTGTCTTCGGTACTCGTCCAGAAGCAATAAAAATGGCTCCTCTTGTACATGCCTTAGAGGCTGATGAGCGCTTTACGGCTAAATGCTGTGTTACCGCTCAGCACAGAGAGATGTTAGACCAAGTCTTAGACTTGTTTGATATCACACCAGACTTTGATCTCAATATAATGAAAGCAGGCCAAACACTCAATGATGTGACGGCACGTATCATTCAAGGGCTAAAACCGATTCTTCAAGAATTTAAACCTGATGTTGTTTTGGTTCATGGAGATACTGCAACGACCTTTGCGGCTAGCATAGCGGCTTACTATGAACAAATTGAAGTCGGGCATGTGGAAGCAGGACTTCGTACTGGTAATATCTATTCACCATGGCCAGAAGAAGCAAACCGGCGTTTGACTGGTGTATTGACGAAGTACCACTTTGCTCCTACCAAAACGTCGAAAGAGAATCTTTTATGTGAAAACTTTATTCCAGATAATATTTACATAACAGGTAATACTGTTATTGATGCGTTGCTAATGGTGAGAGATAAAATCGAATCTAATAACGATTTGAATGCTACATTAGCCGCACAATTTTCATTTTTGGACGATAGTAAGAAACTAATTTTGGTAACTGGCCATCGTAGAGAGAGTTTTGGAGGAGGGTTTGAGCGGATTTGTGAGGCATTGGTAGTCATCGCAAAAGAACACCCTGAAACGCAAATACTCTATCCTATGCACTTAAACCCGAATGTACGTGAACCAGTGAATCGTATTTTAGCGGATATTAAGAATATTCACCTTATTGAGCCTCAACAGTATTTACCGTTCATATATCTAATGAGCCGATCTCACATTATTCTAACTGACTCAGGAGGTATACAAGAAGAAGCGCCATCGCTTGGAAAGCCTGTACTTGTCATGCGCGATACGACAGAGCGTCCAGAAGCCGTCGAGGCTGGTACTGTTAAATTGGTTGGCACGGACACGCGTGCAATCGTTGACAATATAAATGAACTACTGACGAGCGAGGATGCTTATAAGACAATGAGTTTTGCGCATAACCCATACGGGGATGGTAAAGCGTGTGAGAGAATTTTAAACGTATTAGAAGATTAA
- the pseB gene encoding UDP-N-acetylglucosamine 4,6-dehydratase (inverting), producing the protein MLNNKTVLITGGTGSFGKQFVKTILARYPEVKTIRIYSRDELKQFELKQEYIGNQKLRFFIGDVRDQNRMIQACEGVDVIIHAAAIKQVDTAEYNPTECIRTNVDGAENVIQAALRCGVKDVVALSTDKACAPINLYGATKLASDKLFTAANNIKGSKDIRFSVVRYGNVMGSRGSVIPFFMKKKEEGVLPITHEEMTRFNISLQDGVNMVMYALENHLGGEIFVPKIPSYKILDIAEAIAPECKIEVVGIRPGEKLHEEMITDTDSLNTIDLGKYYAILPSVSFTYTETEYLAHHKAEKVPFGFKYNSGTNTEWETVEGLRELIKEHIDPKFTV; encoded by the coding sequence ATGTTAAACAATAAAACGGTTCTAATCACTGGTGGTACGGGGTCATTTGGTAAGCAGTTTGTAAAAACGATCTTAGCGAGATATCCAGAAGTAAAAACGATCAGAATATACTCACGAGATGAGTTGAAGCAGTTTGAATTGAAGCAGGAATATATAGGCAATCAAAAACTGCGTTTTTTCATTGGTGACGTTCGCGATCAGAATCGCATGATTCAAGCTTGTGAAGGGGTTGACGTCATTATTCATGCAGCTGCAATTAAACAAGTAGATACCGCGGAATATAATCCTACGGAATGCATCCGCACCAACGTTGACGGTGCCGAGAATGTGATTCAAGCAGCACTTCGATGCGGTGTTAAAGATGTTGTTGCACTTTCAACAGATAAGGCTTGTGCTCCAATCAACCTTTACGGTGCTACGAAGCTCGCATCGGATAAGTTGTTTACGGCTGCGAATAACATTAAAGGTTCGAAGGATATTCGTTTTAGCGTAGTTCGTTATGGAAACGTCATGGGCTCGCGTGGTTCAGTTATCCCATTTTTCATGAAAAAGAAAGAAGAAGGCGTGCTGCCAATCACCCATGAAGAAATGACGCGTTTCAATATCTCTCTGCAAGATGGTGTCAACATGGTGATGTATGCTCTTGAAAATCACCTAGGTGGTGAGATTTTTGTACCTAAAATCCCATCTTACAAGATCTTGGATATAGCAGAAGCAATTGCTCCTGAGTGTAAAATAGAGGTGGTTGGTATCCGCCCAGGTGAGAAATTACACGAAGAAATGATCACCGATACAGATTCACTAAACACTATTGACCTAGGTAAGTACTACGCTATCTTGCCATCAGTTTCATTTACGTATACCGAAACTGAGTACCTAGCGCACCACAAAGCTGAAAAAGTACCTTTTGGTTTCAAATACAACTCAGGTACAAATACTGAGTGGGAAACCGTTGAAGGTTTGCGCGAGCTAATCAAAGAGCATATCGATCCTAAATTTACGGTGTGA
- a CDS encoding Wzz/FepE/Etk N-terminal domain-containing protein yields the protein MNQNNYPNQLPPQFSPRGHNDEIDLKELFLAVWKGKWIIIATTFVFAVGAVLFALSLPNTYKADTLLAPAESSGQGGLSKMAGQIGGLAALAGVNLGGSESSQTELAVQVMKSRQFVDHFIQKHDLLVPIMAAKEWDANSNTLILDEELYDPFSGEWLREPKGLRGAEPTAQEAYEVFMKNIFGVNQDKESGLYVVSVDYFSPFMAQQWVTWLVEDINKVMRERVISESSQNLDYLAEQLRKTSVAEMQNAFYQIVEEQTKSLMLAEAQEEFIFKVVDPAVVPELKSGPKRALICILGTLLGGSLGMALVLMIFALRRDKSESTA from the coding sequence ATGAATCAAAACAACTACCCGAACCAACTGCCACCGCAGTTCTCGCCGCGAGGTCATAACGATGAAATTGACCTAAAAGAGTTATTTTTAGCGGTTTGGAAAGGTAAGTGGATTATTATTGCAACAACCTTTGTGTTTGCTGTTGGAGCTGTGTTATTCGCTTTGAGCCTGCCAAACACCTATAAAGCGGATACCCTTCTAGCCCCAGCAGAAAGCTCAGGACAAGGAGGGCTTTCTAAAATGGCTGGCCAAATTGGTGGTCTAGCTGCTCTTGCTGGGGTTAACCTAGGTGGTAGCGAAAGTAGTCAAACAGAGCTTGCCGTACAAGTGATGAAATCGCGTCAATTTGTTGATCACTTTATTCAAAAACATGACCTTTTAGTACCGATCATGGCGGCGAAAGAGTGGGATGCGAATAGCAACACCTTGATTCTAGACGAGGAACTGTATGACCCTTTTTCTGGTGAGTGGTTGCGAGAACCAAAAGGATTAAGAGGCGCAGAACCAACGGCACAAGAAGCGTATGAAGTGTTTATGAAAAACATATTTGGTGTGAATCAAGATAAAGAGAGCGGTCTTTATGTTGTGAGTGTAGACTACTTTTCGCCGTTTATGGCTCAGCAATGGGTGACTTGGTTAGTGGAAGACATTAATAAAGTGATGCGCGAGCGCGTGATTTCTGAAAGCAGCCAAAACTTAGATTATCTCGCTGAACAACTCAGAAAAACCTCGGTGGCGGAAATGCAGAATGCGTTTTATCAGATTGTTGAGGAGCAGACAAAAAGCTTGATGTTGGCTGAGGCTCAGGAGGAGTTCATCTTTAAAGTCGTTGATCCGGCTGTCGTACCAGAGCTGAAATCAGGACCCAAGAGAGCACTGATCTGTATTTTGGGGACTCTTTTGGGAGGCTCTTTAGGTATGGCGTTAGTACTAATGATTTTCGCGCTTCGTCGAGATAAAAGTGAGTCAACAGCGTAG
- the wecC gene encoding UDP-N-acetyl-D-mannosamine dehydrogenase — protein MSFETISVIGLGYIGLPTAAMFASRKKKVIGVDINQHAVDTINRGEIHIVEPDLDMLVSAAVQQEYLKAVTVPEPADAFLIAVPTPFKPCEAGDIPEPDLSYIESAAKAIAPILKKGDLVILESTSPVGATEQMAAWLADARKDLSFPQTSGELADINIAHCPERVLPGKVVTELVQNDRVIGGMSKRCSERSVELYKTFVMGDCVITNARTAEMAKLTENSSRDVQIAFANELSIICDELNIDVWELISLANRHPRVNILEPGPGVGGHCIAVDPWFIVSKTPEQAKIIHTARRVNDFKPDWVIEKIKVAVADFLSANPKKTIKDVTIACYGLAFKPDIDDLRESPAFDITRSIAKTHLGKVLAIEPNITSIDIDNVELVSLDESLTRTDIHVMLVDHKQFKKIKLNDAFVIDTKGIW, from the coding sequence ATGTCATTTGAAACAATTTCAGTCATCGGTCTTGGTTATATAGGCTTACCAACAGCAGCGATGTTCGCTTCTCGTAAGAAAAAAGTAATTGGTGTGGATATAAATCAACATGCAGTCGATACTATTAATCGTGGTGAGATACATATTGTTGAACCGGATCTAGACATGTTGGTGAGTGCCGCCGTTCAGCAAGAGTACTTGAAGGCGGTGACAGTACCTGAGCCCGCAGATGCTTTCTTGATTGCGGTACCAACACCATTTAAGCCTTGTGAAGCAGGGGATATCCCAGAGCCTGATTTGTCATATATCGAATCTGCGGCAAAGGCTATCGCACCCATTTTGAAAAAAGGCGATCTCGTTATTCTTGAGTCAACATCTCCGGTAGGAGCAACCGAACAGATGGCTGCTTGGCTAGCGGATGCTCGCAAAGACTTGAGCTTTCCACAAACTTCAGGAGAGTTAGCGGATATTAATATTGCGCACTGCCCAGAAAGAGTTTTGCCCGGTAAGGTTGTAACGGAATTAGTGCAAAACGACCGAGTAATTGGCGGAATGAGTAAGCGTTGTTCTGAGCGAAGTGTTGAGCTATATAAAACGTTTGTTATGGGCGATTGCGTTATAACTAATGCACGCACAGCTGAAATGGCTAAGCTTACAGAAAACTCGTCACGTGACGTCCAAATCGCATTTGCAAATGAATTATCAATAATTTGTGATGAGTTAAATATTGATGTTTGGGAGTTGATCTCATTGGCCAATCGCCACCCAAGGGTTAATATTCTAGAACCTGGTCCAGGCGTAGGTGGGCATTGTATTGCGGTAGACCCTTGGTTTATAGTTTCAAAGACACCAGAGCAGGCGAAAATAATTCACACAGCGCGTAGAGTGAATGATTTCAAACCTGATTGGGTCATTGAAAAAATCAAAGTAGCTGTAGCCGACTTCTTAAGTGCAAATCCAAAGAAAACGATAAAAGATGTCACAATTGCTTGCTATGGTTTAGCATTTAAGCCAGATATTGATGACTTAAGGGAAAGTCCAGCATTTGATATAACAAGGTCTATAGCTAAAACTCATTTAGGCAAAGTCTTGGCAATAGAGCCCAACATTACCTCTATTGATATAGATAATGTTGAGCTAGTATCTCTGGATGAATCCCTTACTAGAACCGACATTCATGTAATGTTAGTTGATCACAAACAATTCAAAAAAATAAAATTGAATGATGCTTTCGTTATAGATACAAAAGGCATTTGGTAG
- a CDS encoding polysaccharide biosynthesis tyrosine autokinase codes for MQTESQKYSSNTADEIDLGRLFNTLLEAKWLIITITFLFAVIGVMYALLATPIYKADALIQVESKNSGVSSLINEGLGDLFTQESSATTEIEIIKSRMVLGETVDKLNLTTIAAPKVMPIIGKGLSRLSGDQKFIDVARFEVPSYLEPEAVTLELINADSGEYHLFNSDGQKLLSGFVGELAEKDDWRLFVRSIKANGGDEFTLSKRSRLESIQWLQQTLTISERSKQTGILQLAFEGQDKQQIKAILDDVSMNYFLQNVARQSAEAEKSLTFLQNNLPQIKATLNESEDKLNRFRQQNESVDLGLEAQSALKVIVDLEAQLNELTFKESDISQRFTKDHPSYKSLLDKRDTLLQERERLNRQIQKLPKTQREVLRMTRDVEVNQQIYVQLLNKVQELNIMKASAVGNVRILDTAQVYAHPVKPKKSLIVVLATLLGGMASVAFVLVKAAFHQGVTSPEEIEALGVPVYTSVPKSEMQLSFAGVGKTGLTRKKKNDSTGLLAKVNPADLSIEALRGLRTSLHFAMLEAKNNIVMISGPAPGVGKSFVATNFAAVAAVAGQKVLLIDADMRKGYLQRSFGLKWDGGLSDVLAGKHTIEQAVKSSGIDGLDVITRGMIPPNPSELLMHQRFRDLLDWASANYDLVLVDTPPVLAVTDPSIVGAQAGTTLMVARFGQNTAKEIEVANDRFKKAGIEVKGVILNAIEKKASNSYGYYQYSYESH; via the coding sequence ATGCAAACAGAATCTCAAAAATACAGTAGCAACACCGCCGATGAAATCGACTTAGGTCGTTTATTCAACACATTGCTTGAGGCGAAATGGCTCATCATCACTATCACGTTTTTGTTTGCAGTGATTGGTGTGATGTATGCGTTACTAGCAACGCCTATCTACAAAGCAGATGCACTGATTCAGGTCGAAAGCAAAAACTCAGGTGTATCTAGCCTTATCAATGAAGGGCTCGGTGACCTATTTACTCAAGAGTCATCTGCTACAACTGAAATCGAGATTATAAAATCAAGAATGGTGCTAGGTGAAACAGTTGATAAACTAAACCTAACGACTATCGCTGCACCTAAAGTAATGCCGATCATCGGTAAAGGATTAAGCCGCCTAAGCGGTGATCAGAAGTTCATTGATGTTGCGCGTTTCGAGGTGCCGAGTTATCTAGAACCTGAGGCGGTGACACTCGAGCTAATCAATGCTGACTCGGGCGAGTACCACTTATTTAATAGTGATGGCCAGAAACTACTCTCCGGCTTTGTCGGCGAGCTAGCGGAAAAAGACGATTGGAGATTGTTTGTTCGAAGCATAAAAGCGAACGGTGGTGATGAGTTCACGCTATCAAAGCGCTCTAGACTGGAATCCATCCAATGGCTACAGCAAACACTCACTATCAGCGAAAGAAGTAAACAAACGGGCATCTTACAGCTAGCGTTTGAGGGTCAAGACAAACAACAAATCAAGGCAATCCTTGATGACGTAAGCATGAATTACTTTCTGCAGAATGTTGCGCGCCAGTCAGCAGAAGCGGAAAAAAGCCTAACCTTCTTGCAGAATAACTTGCCTCAGATTAAAGCCACGCTGAATGAATCCGAAGACAAACTCAATCGCTTTAGACAACAAAATGAGTCGGTAGACTTGGGGCTTGAAGCTCAGTCAGCATTGAAAGTCATTGTTGACCTAGAGGCGCAGCTCAATGAGCTTACCTTTAAAGAGAGTGATATCAGTCAGCGTTTTACCAAAGACCATCCATCTTATAAGTCCTTGCTCGACAAACGCGATACTTTGCTACAGGAACGTGAGCGTTTAAATCGCCAGATTCAAAAACTACCAAAAACGCAGCGTGAAGTGCTACGAATGACTCGCGATGTGGAAGTCAATCAGCAGATATATGTTCAGCTACTGAATAAAGTTCAAGAGCTAAACATTATGAAGGCGAGTGCGGTGGGGAATGTGCGTATTTTAGATACCGCCCAAGTGTACGCCCACCCAGTAAAACCGAAGAAGTCACTAATTGTCGTACTTGCTACCCTACTTGGCGGTATGGCAAGCGTCGCCTTTGTATTAGTTAAAGCAGCATTCCACCAAGGTGTGACTAGCCCAGAAGAGATAGAAGCCCTTGGTGTACCGGTATACACCAGCGTACCGAAATCAGAAATGCAGTTAAGTTTCGCAGGAGTTGGCAAAACGGGTTTAACGCGTAAAAAGAAAAATGATAGTACGGGGCTACTTGCTAAAGTTAACCCAGCTGACCTCTCTATCGAAGCACTACGCGGGTTAAGAACCAGCCTGCACTTTGCCATGCTAGAGGCAAAGAACAATATTGTGATGATCTCAGGTCCCGCACCTGGGGTTGGAAAATCGTTTGTTGCCACCAACTTTGCAGCGGTCGCTGCAGTAGCAGGTCAAAAAGTACTCCTAATTGATGCTGATATGCGCAAAGGCTATTTACAACGAAGCTTTGGCTTAAAATGGGATGGTGGTCTGTCCGATGTACTAGCTGGCAAACACACAATCGAACAAGCGGTGAAATCGAGTGGTATTGACGGGTTAGATGTGATCACTCGCGGAATGATCCCGCCTAATCCTTCGGAGCTGCTGATGCATCAACGTTTCAGAGACCTACTAGATTGGGCTAGTGCCAATTACGATTTAGTTCTAGTAGATACGCCTCCAGTCCTTGCTGTGACCGATCCCAGCATTGTTGGCGCACAAGCGGGTACGACCTTGATGGTGGCGAGGTTTGGCCAAAATACTGCTAAAGAGATCGAAGTCGCCAACGATAGATTCAAAAAAGCTGGCATTGAAGTGAAGGGTGTCATTCTCAATGCTATCGAGAAAAAGGCGTCGAATAGCTACGGTTATTATCAGTATTCCTATGAAAGCCACTAA
- a CDS encoding low molecular weight phosphotyrosine protein phosphatase: MFNNILVVCVGNICRSPTAERALQKLVPTKKVTSAGIAAEKSRLVGKTADTMAIDIASRYQLDVSNHSARQLTADMCRDNDLILVMEKGHIDAVCDIAPAARGKTMLFGQWENQQEIPDPYRQSQEAFEHVFKLIEQSASQWSKRL; encoded by the coding sequence ATGTTCAACAATATTTTGGTTGTGTGTGTCGGTAATATTTGCCGATCACCCACAGCAGAGCGAGCTCTGCAAAAGTTAGTGCCAACAAAAAAGGTTACGTCGGCTGGTATTGCTGCAGAAAAAAGCCGTTTAGTGGGTAAGACTGCTGACACTATGGCGATCGATATTGCTAGTCGTTACCAGCTTGATGTGTCCAACCACAGCGCTAGACAGCTTACTGCTGATATGTGTCGTGACAATGACCTTATTCTGGTGATGGAAAAAGGGCACATAGACGCTGTATGCGATATCGCCCCAGCAGCAAGAGGGAAAACCATGCTGTTTGGTCAATGGGAAAATCAACAAGAAATCCCAGATCCATATCGCCAAAGCCAAGAAGCGTTTGAACATGTATTCAAGCTTATAGAGCAGTCCGCTAGCCAATGGTCGAAACGGCTTTAG
- a CDS encoding SLBB domain-containing protein, with protein MTNNKTIPRSSKTQTFKSRATRVLTSLSIALLFSTPTFAQTPTPQQMEMFKSLPASQQQALAAQYGVTLPTSTGTTEQFQNPQVMNPRVTNEAAISAESDSSTAEENRQTEDTELKRFGIELFAASPSTFAPISDVPVPAEYQVGPGDEIVIQLFGKENQTHRLRVNREGVINFPTLGPVQVAGMSFSNVRESLQQRVREQMIGVRSDVTMGELRTMQIFVMGDAYKPGAYTVSGLTTISQAIYYSGGFSESGALRDIQLKRNGKLIRRLDMYDMLLKGDTRNDVRLMPGDVVFIGPVKNTIEIDGEVNRPAIYEIQPGESYAHILNMAAGLTANAYADQVQVKRAAKNGIREVLTLALNKNSGLNTKAKNGDQITVGKRSDELKNFVQIEGDVLHPGYYQWRSGTKLSHLFSGVDTGFNSTADVHYALVVREINPQRDIRVFQVDLANAIMDPSSKDNLLLSSRDRVLVFNRFNLEELEALTQPAEQETTAKTFEQARRQSFEEELKEKQTHDMALQQVDNQKIKLIYQGQEVDQGQIDKVKQSTRQALLAPILMQLRQQAVYGHPPLIAEVGGEVKHPGNYPIASGTTVKDLVEAAGGLTPDAFIMNAELSRNVFDAQEQRSVLDVSRINLGNALLGDVNENMQVGPRDRLNVLEQPYANLRRTVTLRGEVRFPGTYSVRQGETMSELIERAGGLTKFAHPQGAIFTREALRLQEEKQLNEYAADIRKETAKKTFRVDNNLGSTITDPEKTLAFVEEASKSKALGRMVVQLDQITGGNEAADFMLEDGDFLFVPTFRNSISIMGEVQVSITYLLDSKLDVSDYLNKAGGIKKQADEDRIFVVRADGSVYKPNSGYWFGNNNEKLMPGDTIVVPIDTDYRDALGTWTAATQILYQIGVAVNAINK; from the coding sequence ATGACAAATAACAAGACAATACCGCGCAGTTCAAAAACGCAAACGTTTAAGTCGAGAGCTACCCGAGTGCTAACGAGCCTCAGTATTGCATTATTGTTCAGCACTCCGACATTTGCCCAAACTCCAACACCTCAGCAGATGGAAATGTTTAAAAGCCTGCCTGCTAGTCAGCAGCAAGCTCTGGCCGCGCAATATGGCGTGACCCTACCAACATCAACAGGGACGACCGAGCAGTTTCAAAATCCTCAGGTAATGAACCCTCGTGTAACGAATGAAGCTGCTATTTCCGCAGAAAGTGATTCATCAACAGCTGAGGAAAACCGTCAAACTGAAGATACTGAGCTAAAACGCTTCGGTATCGAGCTATTCGCAGCATCACCTTCTACGTTTGCGCCTATCAGCGATGTACCGGTTCCTGCGGAATATCAAGTGGGCCCTGGCGATGAGATAGTGATTCAGCTGTTTGGTAAAGAGAACCAAACACACCGTTTGCGTGTAAACCGTGAAGGCGTCATTAACTTCCCAACGCTCGGTCCGGTACAAGTCGCTGGAATGAGTTTTTCGAATGTTCGTGAATCTCTACAACAGCGCGTTCGAGAGCAAATGATTGGTGTACGCAGTGACGTAACCATGGGTGAACTGCGCACAATGCAGATTTTTGTCATGGGTGATGCTTATAAACCGGGTGCCTATACGGTGAGTGGTTTAACTACCATTTCACAAGCGATTTATTACAGCGGCGGCTTTAGTGAAAGTGGCGCACTGCGTGATATCCAGTTAAAGCGAAATGGGAAGCTCATTCGCCGACTTGATATGTACGACATGCTACTAAAAGGTGACACTCGTAACGACGTTCGTTTGATGCCTGGTGATGTCGTGTTTATCGGTCCCGTAAAAAACACTATTGAGATTGATGGTGAGGTAAACCGCCCTGCTATTTACGAGATTCAACCTGGTGAAAGCTATGCTCACATATTAAATATGGCAGCAGGCTTGACGGCAAATGCTTATGCAGACCAAGTGCAAGTGAAACGTGCTGCTAAAAATGGCATTCGTGAAGTTCTCACTTTGGCATTGAACAAAAACTCTGGCTTGAATACTAAAGCGAAAAATGGTGATCAGATCACCGTTGGCAAGCGAAGTGATGAGCTTAAAAACTTTGTCCAAATAGAAGGTGATGTGCTTCATCCGGGTTACTACCAATGGCGAAGTGGCACTAAGTTGTCCCATTTATTTTCAGGTGTAGATACGGGTTTCAATTCCACTGCCGATGTGCACTATGCTTTGGTCGTACGTGAAATTAACCCTCAAAGAGATATCCGAGTTTTCCAAGTAGATTTGGCAAACGCTATCATGGATCCAAGTAGCAAAGATAACCTCCTATTGAGTTCTCGTGACCGAGTGCTTGTCTTTAACCGCTTTAATTTAGAAGAGCTTGAAGCGCTAACGCAACCGGCAGAGCAAGAGACAACTGCCAAAACCTTTGAGCAAGCTCGGCGACAATCTTTCGAAGAAGAGCTTAAAGAGAAACAAACTCATGACATGGCATTACAGCAAGTCGACAATCAAAAAATCAAGTTGATCTATCAAGGTCAAGAAGTCGACCAAGGGCAGATTGATAAGGTTAAGCAGTCAACCAGGCAAGCACTACTAGCTCCGATTTTGATGCAACTGCGCCAACAAGCTGTTTATGGTCATCCTCCTCTTATTGCTGAAGTAGGCGGTGAGGTGAAACACCCAGGTAATTACCCGATTGCTAGTGGAACAACAGTGAAAGACCTAGTTGAAGCCGCGGGTGGTCTGACACCTGATGCCTTCATCATGAACGCAGAGCTATCAAGAAACGTATTTGATGCCCAAGAGCAACGTTCAGTACTGGATGTATCGCGCATTAACCTCGGCAATGCTTTGCTAGGTGATGTGAATGAAAATATGCAGGTAGGTCCTCGCGATAGACTAAACGTGCTTGAGCAACCATATGCAAACCTTCGCCGTACTGTGACGTTAAGAGGTGAAGTTCGCTTCCCAGGTACTTACAGTGTGCGCCAAGGTGAAACGATGAGCGAACTTATCGAACGTGCCGGTGGACTGACTAAGTTTGCCCATCCGCAAGGGGCGATATTTACTCGCGAAGCACTTCGTTTACAAGAAGAGAAACAGCTTAATGAATACGCTGCAGATATTCGTAAAGAAACAGCGAAAAAGACCTTCCGAGTAGACAATAATCTTGGCTCGACGATTACAGATCCTGAAAAGACACTTGCTTTTGTAGAAGAGGCTAGTAAGAGCAAGGCGCTTGGTCGAATGGTAGTCCAGTTGGACCAAATTACCGGCGGTAATGAGGCTGCAGATTTTATGCTGGAAGATGGTGATTTCCTATTTGTCCCAACATTCCGTAACTCAATTTCTATTATGGGTGAGGTCCAGGTTTCAATTACTTATCTGTTAGATAGTAAGCTGGATGTTAGCGACTACTTAAATAAAGCGGGCGGTATCAAGAAGCAAGCTGACGAGGACCGAATCTTTGTGGTACGCGCTGATGGTTCAGTTTATAAACCGAACTCAGGTTACTGGTTTGGTAATAACAACGAAAAGTTAATGCCAGGTGATACCATTGTTGTGCCAATTGATACTGATTACCGAGATGCGTTGGGTACTTGGACTGCAGCTACCCAAATCCTATACCAAATTGGTGTAGCGGTTAATGCGATTAATAAGTAA